ggggaagaagcTGACCGGCGCGCATGTCACCTTGATGTCGTACAGCCGCGTCTGCGCGAAGCCGACCTTAAATCTTGCCACCGCGGTGACCGTCACGGCGAAGGCATTGTTGGTCATGTTGCGGGTGAAGGAGCGCACCATTAATGGCTCTCCCTTGAGGGCCGAGAACAGCGTCGCGTTGATCCTGATCTCCTTGAGCTTCGGCTGGAGCAGCGGcctggccaccgccgccgaaatGTCGGCCCTGAACGACAGTCCTCCCGCCACCGTGCTGTTGCTCACGTCGATGTAGATGTTGTCGTACTCCACCCGGGCGCGCGTGCTGGTGTTGTTGACGGAGAGGGTCAGGGCAAGCTCCACGCCATCGGCGGTCTTGTGGCTGCTCGCGTCGGCGACGGAGATGAGGATGCGCGCGGGGCTCAGCACGATGAAGAAGACGGTGACGATGATCGCCGCGACGAGGACCGCCATCAGAGCTGCTATGATGTATTGCTTCGCGGTCGGGGCCTTCAcgctcttcgtcgtcgtcgtcgtcgcagccGCCTGAGGCGCCGGAGCTGGAGGTGCCATGCTTAAGCTCGTATTGGTTTGTGCCTTGTGCAGATAATATAATGTATTGGTTTGCATCAAAAATCAAAGTGGCGCGCTGTCTGCCGCTGAACGTTTTTTTAATAGATCGCACGCGCAGGCGTTGCgggatgtgtgtgtgtgtgagagagtaGTCATGCTACTGACCATGCATGTTTGTATGATTGTTTGAAAACAAGAGTTAGTTAGTGGCATTTTTGTATGAAAAAAGGTCTTTATTAGCAAAAAGATCGATGCTTTGTCCATCAAAGGCAGCACCAATAAAGAAGGACATGATGCACGCATCTCGTACTGATTCTGAACAGCTAGAAGAGTATAGCTGTTATTCGCAAGAGTGCTTAGAACGTTGTGTGTTAAGGACACTGCCAAGAATTGGATCGAGCAAAGGCAAAGCAAAAGGCGGATAGATATGATCTTGCGGTCATGGCGGTCAGATGGTGACAGCGCCATATGGAGTAGTCTTCAGGAAGAAGTTTCCTTCTAGAGATTGGAGAGAAGCTATTCTTGCTAGAATCATCACTCGGTGTGCAGCTTGATTTATTTGCTACTGCGGATCGGGCGGGACGGACATGGCAGATTATGAACTATATTATAGATTTGATAACTGGTACGGAGTGGGTTATGAAGACATATATGGATGGGCGTGTTCTGCGGTGGTGAGTGTAATTTTGCATAACTGGTTCACCTCCTAAAATTTGATTGTTCAGATTGATTTGATCTCTTACCGACTTGTTTTTCAAAAGCCATGCATGTacatactcccttcgttccaaacgAGTAACTATATTTTGGAAGTAGGTATCATGGACCACTTTTAAGTTGCTACATGAGAATCCAGCAAAAGGAATCTGTCTAATCCAGTTATTGAGGAAgcaaagcaaaaaagaaaaagaaaaaacgggAATCAAAGGTGACAAGTTCGATAGTGCTTTACTTTGATTCGACGAACTGCGGAAAAAGATTCGATGAGAAGCACGTGAAATTGGGTATCTATTTAGCTGTAAGGCTGGAACTAAAATGCTTTAAAAAAATTCGGTAGTCgcggcaaacaaaaaaaagagtgCTTTACTTGCTTTATTATTTGACATAGTGGTCCAAACAtctttctaaaaaaatttgGGAAGAGAATTGAAGGTATGGTTCTTCTTTTAAATTAAAGGAAGAGTACTATGCTTATCTATTTCGTATATACTTCACTCagccatcaataaacaaacTTGTAAGTGCTATTGTATATATTTTAGGTGTAGCAGTTTATTCTACACCCACGTATAAATTCTGACAAAAATAATCGCTTTGAACTTGTGAAAATATTTCATAAGGTTGTAATTTGTCATTTTTACAAGAGAATTATGTGAGATGGACCAAATCGAAATATTGTACTACATCTCTGTCCTTGAGAAAAGCATATGAACCAGCTGCATGCATGTCGAATAAAGTAATTGTCCTTTGCTTTATTCCCTGGGTTAGATAGATTCCACCAGGCTGAgtctatttttttcaatattggTTCCATATATATTCAACTTTTTTCAAACAAACACAGTGTTTGTATATATCTCTATTTTAATCAATTTAGAAATGGATAACTAGTTCATGGAATGTATAATTTGTGTATCCTACAGCCTTGTGGAATGGATAAATACCGGAGGTGGTCGGTAGGGCCGGTATGCCGGTTTTCGGGCAAAAATTTTGGAATTTGGACAAATTTTAACTGGAATTTGAGGATACAAGTGAATTCTGGCCGAAATATTACCGGCATGGCTATTTACCTGACACCACCGGTAGGATCGAAATTCACGAAAACCGGCCAAAATCTAGAACCCTATGTATATATAGTTTGTACATGCCCATAATTCAAATACATGCATTTAATTAATGGATAAGTAATTCAAATACAACCTTAATAACTAGTATAAGATGATCATCTACACTCACATGGGTAGGCCATGCAAGAATTATATATGTGGAAATACAAACAATTCTTGCTAGAACAATTCTTGCACATGTGATATCTCATATCTGTATACGTATAAGCCCAGGCCATGTACACAGAGAGATGGGGTTAGCTCGACTTTACATGCCATTTGTCTCTATATAGTAGGTGAACTCAACCTATCAATTGCTTTTATAGTAGGCCACCAAGCAAATCATAAGCCAGGACACGGCggccaaaaaaaattaatctGACCGCCGGCTGTCGTCGTAAGAGCATGGCAGCGGCCGGAGCAGCAGGTGACGGCGAGAAATCAGGGTTCCGGTGGCTAGACTTGGCAAGGTACGCGGTGGCCGCCGTGGTGACCGTGGTGAtcatcgccgtcgtcgtccacgcCATCCAGGTGGTGTTCCGCCCCGACTCCCTGACTCTCTCGGTCCTCGGAGGCTCCGTGTCCACGAACTCGTTGCCGCCGGCGACGGACCCTTCCCTGTCCTTCTCCTACACTCTCCGTGCTCGGAACCCCAGCGGCCGCGTCCGCATGTACTACTTCAACATCAACACGTTCCTCTTCAACAGCAGCacgccggcgaccacgccggAGCCGATGGCCGACTGCTTGGTCTCCTTCCAGCTGCCAGACATGTCGGTGATGCAGATGCGGTTCACGGACAGCCTGATACAGCGGACTGTCCAGAGGAATCCTAATGATATCATGCCGTTCGCCTTCGACGCATTGCACAAAACCGGGGGCAGCATCAAGGACGTAACGATGCTAGTGAACGGCACGCTCGTCACCGAGATCAGGTTCGGGTTCAACACCACCCCTCGGGTCGTCAAATACTACTGCAGGCAGCTCGTAGTCGGCTTGTACGACGTCGCCACGATGAAAACTGATCAGGAGACCAGCTGCACAACGTCGTCGTGATCTCGTCATTTTCCTTCAATTTTTCTGTGTTGAAATTAAGTCGGATTTGATGTAATGTACCACACCTCCCATTCCTTTAGCGTGtgtgtttttaatttttcaGGTAATTCTGCTTTTTCTACGAGCTGTGTATCATCTGATATCCTGTcttctaatatatatatataacattaATAAGTACTCGGGTGTGATACGATTTCTGGGTAGTTAACTTGATCGTCCTTAGGCTAAAAACAACATGTCAAGAATAACCGAGAGGGAGAGAAATAGTGAGAATAGAGACACCCACCATCGGGCTTGGAGGATGAGCTCGCCAtgggcggtgacggcggcgttGATGGCGAgtgtgggaggcggcggcgcggcgtagGTGGCGCTAGGACGGCGGAGCTTCCCGCCGCTTCAGCCCTAGATTGATTGGGTCTAGGGTTTGTTAGGTGGGTTTGGCGGGCACGTTCAACCTCGGCGTGCGTGCCCCCAGCCCACCTCTCTCTTTATAGCGGTGCGCGATGGGGGCCCGCAACCATGAGTTGGTTGTGCACCCCCGAGCAGGGCGCGAGATAGGGTCCGACTCAGTCGTTGGACCAGATCAACTCTAACATTCTCGCCTGATCTCACCTTTTGTTTAAACTTAGatttaaactttaacacttaaCTTGGCACCCATTTCATTACAGATTAGTATGTAGAGCATGCCTCGTCATGATAGTCAGTTATGTACTATTGGATTCAATAGCTGTTTTAAAACAAATTCTTATCCTAGGCCTTTAGTATCCAGGGATCATAGGCTTTCtcgtaaacccatgccggctaagtgttctctgagcACATTAGGCGGTAAGCCTTTTGTGAGTGGATCCGCGAGCATTTcatttgttcttatatgctctgGACTAATGGTATGATCATGAATTttctctttcacaacataaaacttgatgtcAATATGTTTGACAGCACCACTTGActtattgttgtgagcataaAACACTGCTGGATCATTGTCGCATTACATCTTGAGTGGCTTTTGAATGCTATCTATCACTTTCAAcccgggtataaatttctttagccattTGGCCTATCCTGTGGCCTCATAACATACTACAAACTCAGCATACATCGTGGACGATGTAATGACGGTTTGCTTGGAGCTTTTCCATGATATTGCTCCACCTGTGAGAGTGAATACATAACCTGACGTGGACTTTCTATTGTCTACATCTCCcacaaaatttgaatttgagtacCTTTCTATTTCTAGGGAATCAACTCTTCTGTATGTTAACATTAGGCCTTTTGTGCCTTGCGTATAACACAATGCCTTCTTTACCATTCTCTAGTGATCCATTCCTGGATTATCCTGATATCTGCCAAGTATCCCGAtcacaaaagctaagtcaggacGTGTACATACTTGAGCATACATTAAGCTTCCGACAACCAAAGCATAGGGAacaactttcatttgatcgatctcataTTGGTTCCTAGGACACTGAAATTTCCCAAATCTATCACCCTTGATTATGGGAGCAGGCGTAggtttactcgcatgcatactaTATTTCTTTAGATTTTTTTCCAAGtatgccttttgcgataatCCTAAAATCCCTTTTCTTCTATCTCAGTGAATTTCAAATT
Above is a genomic segment from Setaria viridis chromosome 4, Setaria_viridis_v4.0, whole genome shotgun sequence containing:
- the LOC140222432 gene encoding uncharacterized protein; its protein translation is MAAAGAAGDGEKSGFRWLDLARYAVAAVVTVVIIAVVVHAIQVVFRPDSLTLSVLGGSVSTNSLPPATDPSLSFSYTLRARNPSGRVRMYYFNINTFLFNSSTPATTPEPMADCLVSFQLPDMSVMQMRFTDSLIQRTVQRNPNDIMPFAFDALHKTGGSIKDVTMLVNGTLVTEIRFGFNTTPRVVKYYCRQLVVGLYDVATMKTDQETSCTTSS